In Henningerozyma blattae CBS 6284 chromosome 7, complete genome, a single genomic region encodes these proteins:
- the TBLA0G02300 gene encoding formate/nitrite transporter family protein (similar to Saccharomyces cerevisiae YHL008C; ancestral locus Anc_2.540) — protein sequence MADDTLYLNPHEAALAVIATSMKKARLRLDILFLNSITGGLLFVPGGLLFIALHSECLEILHTNPGVLTFIGAANFTIGLFFVLINGAELFNSNILYFSLGLIRNSVTIFDLVISWIVSLIGNLGGCLFATYLFVYVSTTGTSKDWVEGSIYLLNEKNSFNFIRTFIKAIAGNWFVCLAVYLQLMVKPTHVKLIVMGLPIFTFVSLGFTHVIADMPILFLGMLNGGHLSVGKYIWRLLIPAVLGNIVGGVAFTILVPYYLHLLVVEFDRKKLNLPNYEERDEQPDVNMDSRVVRVLPSSIRKSTIKNMHISPLRSNKKLHRVKVHPSDDYEKVSLKDEGDDSDSTESTMSVESHRADDGTLSIVSSPASLSTFSSRSSTNTNTSTNKVQTLQHMVVDPNSSNNDKFVTNNNGTDVRSRLKVEHSNGTAILPIALTPTNIESASIINTVPHTIDTTLSNTISNTHSIYSKKGDHINRISATSTSKPHQRSGSRSSKSSNRSNHATQIHSNTNTNTDTIIWRTKSQNLIKRIKTINKTPPGVFPILGMDSDEIEYVAENEYSSDNSNDNGNKQENIMDPDRQLIHDIFSSHTTTKSDVDGTFNSEPYLSSSNFYTTDSHKSRHSRTHSSTTHEFNKERSPSMSQYSVKSYSGRNSVHSYSQNIFNENAEDSKSMSRDKASTNKVSDKNHYNVLEDKPGARLEKTLSKLIERTASRARSRSCSHSTIQNQDQTEYSYDIERNAPDSTANNNKRLSKTTQDLLPTNALDKPGSYD from the coding sequence ATGGCTGATGATACCCTTTATTTGAATCCTCATGAAGCTGCTCTTGCTGTTATTGCCACATCCATGAAAAAGGCCCGGCTGAGATTAGATATTCTGTTTTTAAATTCGATTACAGGTGGCCTATTATTTGTGCCTGGTGGTCTTTTGTTTATTGCCCTTCATTCTGAATGTTTAGAGATATTACATACAAATCCTGGTGTTCTTACATTTATCGGAGCGGCAAATTTCACAATTGGtctattttttgttttaattaatgGTGCAGagttatttaattcaaatattttatatttttctctaGGGCTAATTAGAAATTCAGTGacaatttttgatttagtCATATCATGGATTGTTTCATTAATTGGTAATCTGGGTGGTTGTTTATTTGCCACatatttgtttgtttacGTTTCAACAACAGGAACTTCCAAAGATTGGGTGGAGGGctcaatttatttattaaatgaaaaaaattcatttaattttattagaacTTTCATTAAGGCCATTGCAGGTAATTGGTTTGTTTGTCTGGCAGtatatttacaattgaTGGTTAAACCAACACATGTAAAGTTGATTGTTATGGGATTACCTATTTTCACATTTGTGTCTCTAGGTTTCACTCATGTGATCGCTGATATGCCAATTTTATTCCTTGGTATGTTAAACGGTGGGCATTTATCTGTAGGCAAATATATTTGGAGATTATTAATTCCAGCAGTCTTAGGTAATATTGTTGGTGGTGTAGCTTTTACCATCTTAGTACCTTATTACTTGCATCTATTAGTGGTGGAATTCGAtagaaagaaattaaacTTACCTAATTATGAAGAAAGAGATGAACAACCTGATGTGAATATGGATTCAAGAGTGGTTAGAGTGTTGCCAAGTTCAATAAGAAAATCTACTATTAAAAACATGCATATTTCTCCTTTAAgatctaataaaaaattgcaTAGAGTCAAAGTACATCCATCTGATGATTATGAAAAAGTTTCCTTGAAAGATGAAGGTGATGATTCTGACTCTACGGAGTCGACAATGTCTGTAGAATCACATAGAGCTGACGATGGAACATTAAGTATAGTATCATCTCCTGCATCATTATCAACATTTTCCTCTCGTTCATcaacaaatacaaatacttCCACAAATAAAGTACAGACATTACAGCATATGGTTGTTGATCCAAATAGTTCAAATAATGACAAATTTGTTACGAATAATAACGGTACTGATGTTCGTAGTAGATTAAAGGTTGAACATTCTAATGGAACAGCGATCCTACCCATCGCTCTAACTCcaacaaatattgaatCAGCTTCCATAATAAATACAGTGCCCCATACTATTGATACCACTCTTTCTAatacaatttcaaatactCATTCAATCTATTCAAAAAAGGGTGATCATATAAATAGAATATCTGCCACTTCTACTTCGAAACCGCATCAAAGGAGTGGAAGTAGAAGCAGTAAGAGTAGTAATAGAAGTAATCATGCTACTCAAATTCATTCAAACACAAATACAAACACAGACACAATCATATGGCGAACTAAAAGTCAGAACCtcattaaaagaattaaaacaattaataaaactcCTCCAGGAGTATTTCCTATTCTGGGGATGGATTCAGATGAAATCGAATACGTAGCTGAAAATGAATACTCAAGtgataattctaatgataaCGGCAAtaaacaagaaaatataatggATCCAGATAGACAATTGATAcatgatatattttcttctcaTACTACGACAAAATCTGATGTAGATGGAACTTTTAACTCTGAGCCATatttatcttcttcaaatttctATACTACTGATTCACATAAATCTCGACATTCAAGAACTCACAGCAGTACCACTcatgaatttaataaagaaagatCACCTTCCATGTCTCAGTATAGCGTAAAATCTTATTCAGGAAGGAATAGTGTTCATTCTTATtcacaaaatatatttaacgAAAATGCAGAAGATAGTAAATCCATGTCTAGAGACAAAGCATCCACTAATAAAGTATCTGataaaaatcattataaCGTTCTAGAAGATAAACCTGGTGCTCGACTTGAAAAAACTTTATCAAAGCTAATTGAAAGAACAGCATCCAGAGCGCGCTCGAGATCTTGTTCTCATTCAACTATACAAAATCAAGATCAAACAGAATATTCTTatgatattgaaagaaaTGCACCGGACTCAACggctaataataataaaagattatcTAAAACTACTCAAGATTTGCTACCGACAAATGCACTTGATAAGCCAGGGTCATATGATTAA
- the RCO1 gene encoding Rco1p (similar to Saccharomyces cerevisiae RCO1 (YMR075W); ancestral locus Anc_2.538) has translation MVKSKKLNLTTKKITPSTPSSSSSSTSYNSIELNSMQESINTSKTVAMIEDTPATRIRSRTRKNTRSTDSDSISNVTNLISNDTNSNQVQKNQTDSQKKQKSSSKTNSDRNSNSSPKPSSSSSSSSSATNSSTTINITNNGSSTNLSESDRERRPKRASSQNVDYNLKKRRIFKSPIDDEKLLKKTPKQEDHINTDEKLTDNNIQLIERNSKGRIIKINDINVTGDVKNAVTGIALSRGPPEKIKRESLWNNKKIVLPDSNNTLELKLYKTNLKTNASDDLTKESSIRQDLHPIDIHNNERLSNVKKNTTIIRINLKNNSILPSNSKSLSHPHTKTKNKELIAKEQNSKLFGKNTLNHIDSEDDNNNNSEPEIENEDFCSSCGQTGSFVCCDTCPKSFHFLCLDPPLDPDNLPEGNWSCPNCQFKQIYPNKIQARKAENNYLKQIPNQYKAFGKLLFNLKSMNTKQFELPASIKDTFKGVRTGNRGQYIDHRRKDMPTERQLFGSPYGQSITKLDTYSPDSHINGETGQFLICYKCRTTRMGTWDDYEKSSRLIIKCDYCETPWHLDCIPDIPRASLKNLGSKWRCPLHAFNDSSKRKHKRRLAKNQKTTESFQTCGYKNDGDIEIIMDEISAPMADIQNSGNMNPIPLLHENSVKLDFFNKIYKAKNVQNKNNLKIQENMIDKLLDGELRTHSDEKTVTDLNSFLYFTVSNTPQLKKHWDFKELCLASESILDDEIVPDKELQQLKYLKKILESKPKEEILQFFNLSK, from the coding sequence atggtgaaaagtaaaaaattaaatttaactaCAAAGAAAATTACACCCTCTACACCTTcttcctcctcctcctccaCTTCATATAATTCCATTGAACTAAATTCAATGCAAGAAAGTATTAATACAAGTAAAACAGTTGCTATGATAGAAGATACACCAGCAACTAGAATCCGATCAAGAACAAGGAAAAATACGAGATCAACTGATTCTGATTCAATATCAAATGttacaaatttaatatcaaatgatacaaattcaaatcaagttcaaaaaaatcaaactGATTCTcaaaaaaagcaaaaatcatcatcaaaaacaaattcTGATcgaaattcaaattctagCCCTAAaccttcatcatcatcatcttcttcttcttctgctACTAATTCCTCTACGActataaatataacaaataaTGGTTCATCAACCAATCTATCCGAATCTGATAGAGAAAGAAGACCTAAACGAGCATCTTCACAAAATGTAgattataatttgaaaaaaagaagaatatttaaatcaccaatagatgatgaaaaattacttAAGAAGACTCCTAAACAAGAAGACCATATTAATACAGATGAGAAATTaactgataataatattcaattaattgaacGTAATTCAAAGGGTcgtattattaaaattaatgatataaaTGTTACAGGCGATGTGAAAAATGCAGTAACTGGCATTGCCTTATCTAGGGGGCCACCTgaaaagataaaaagaGAATCATTAtggaataataaaaaaatagttttaccagattcaaataatactttagaattaaaattatataaaacaaaCTTGAAAACAAATGCTTCTGATGATCTAACAAAGGAAAGCAGTATAAGGCAGGATTTACATCCAATTGATATACATAATAATGAACGATTATCtaatgttaaaaaaaataccacaattattagaattaatttgaaaaataacaGTATATTACcttcaaattctaaatcCTTATCTCACCCACATACAAAgactaaaaataaagaactTATAGCTAAAGAACAAAATAGTAAATTGTTTGGTAAAAATACTTTGAATCATATTGATTCTGAAGacgataataataataattcagaaccagaaatagaaaatgaagattttTGTTCAAGTTGTGGTCAAACAGGATCATTCGTTTGTTGTGATACATGCCCTAAATCCTTCCATTTTTTATGTCTCGATCCTCCATTAGATCCTGATAATTTACCAGAGGGGAATTGGTCATGTCCAAATTGTcaatttaaacaaatatatccaaataaaattcaagCAAGAAAAgctgaaaataattatctaAAACAAATACCAAATCAATATAAAGCTTTTGGTAAATTActctttaatttaaaatctatGAATACAAAACAATTCGAATTGCCAGCCTCTATTAAAGATACCTTTAAAGGTGTACGAACGGGTAATAGAGGTCAATATATAGATCATAGAAGAAAAGATATGCCCACTGAAAGACAATTGTTTGGTTCACCTTATGGACAAAGTATTACAAAACTTGATACATATTCACCAGATTCTCATATTAATGGAGAAACTGgtcaatttttaatatgcTATAAATGTAGAACCACAAGAATGGGTACATGGGATGattatgaaaaatcttCTAGGCTAATTATAAAATGTGACTATTGTGAAACTCCCTGGCATTTAGATTGTATTCCTGATATTCCTAGAGcttcattaaaaaatttgggGTCCAAATGGAGATGCCCATTACATGCATTTAATGACTCAAGTAAAAGGAAACATAAAAGACGTTTAGcaaaaaatcaaaagacTACAGAATCATTTCAAACTTGTGGTTATAAGAATGATGGAGACATAGAGATAATCATGGATGAAATATCAGCACCAATGGCTGACATTCAAAATTCTGGAAATATGAACCCAATTCCACTCCTTCATGAAAATTCTGTAAAATTAgactttttcaataaaatttataaagCAAAGAATGTtcaaaataagaataatttaaagattcaagaaaatatgATAGATAAACTGCTTGATGGAGAGTTAAGGACTCATAGTGACGAAAAGACAGTTACTGATTTGAATTCATTCTTATATTTCACAGTATCAAATACACcacaattaaaaaaacattgGGATTTTAAAGAGTTATGTTTAGCATCAGAAAGTATTttagatgatgaaataGTACCtgataaagaattacagcaattaaagtatttgaaaaaaattttagaatctAAACCAAAAGAGGAAATTctacaattttttaatttatcaaagtAA
- the PDS5 gene encoding sister chromatid cohesion factor PDS5 (similar to Saccharomyces cerevisiae PDS5 (YMR076C); ancestral locus Anc_2.539) → MSNDTPKAKLKFNKNIISTTENPIPTPELLNRLTILHDELMSLVQDQVDIYSLEKYRIDLINKKLLKHRDLGVRSFTACCISDILRLYAPDAPFTQQQLTDYFKLVISQFKLLGDNENNGFIIQQTYLITRLLEFRSIVLITDLPNSLQLIEQVFQIFYNDSLKFPIKLYNVLGGILGEIISEFENLPMSILKLIFNKILTYPYEEISNTAFKKKTPALSCSYEITLILSNTYSSRMSRHLTKYYSEILYSITNKNIEEPNYISSKSIQFNILEKLNKLVINIWLLFPEMLSSIIGFIYHELCSEDEILRLKSTKLVSELLSRQSSNNASINFISSYKDCYDAWLLKIADIDVDVRIQWVESIPKLLSCKNSMDLASDLNKALSKTLVDNDFKVRKSSVMIFVRTPIHDIWKILTNPLIYSSLLYLTREKVKEVREISILAVSQFFSSSLKHIERNSTNKPVWDILDTIPSVLFNLYYINDLNINEQVDLMVFKYILPIDSNEKTRILRLLHVLKGFDKKAFSSFFAFNRRQLQMSIALNKFLQFSKLLNTNIAQSEDERHQELETIRVKYQKVIDWLANTMSDREKTVISLETIKNLNDQRIFFLLETCTKSDVNFTTLKNSFSELMSKLQDPQLFKKHKLQMLSNIIPKDIAKQLEILLYRSSPVIYNISNVNALLNLGDSIDKLETETKQKLLDEISTVNPALFKDQLLTLKDIICDPDFYVNDTKEKSALYDALKTLYKTSKVLTEQNPLSSDNNDMFISRLKDISLEGSPFESKYAIKLISKLPDSETIMKELKTLVLPLNVGTCKNFASHIVVLTEIFKAFPHIVDDESTDIISYLIKEVLLSNQVVGEDDEASGWVEEQELSRVEYLSLVSKLAVLKLFTNKLKVLASENTDNKSTEVFILKTMKLFFYLIASGGELIAETNKENYPTPAKFQTRLRCQAGLQVLKLAKNHKLSQLITPTDVNKLINLVEDECLSVRKIFLKKLKDYISNELISIKFFPLIFFTAYEPDTELKADTKKWVNYTFTKESFKNGTYLERTLPRLIHAIAHHSDIIEGFESEEDDDLLNALINAIDYLIFYFDSIAAQENFNLLYYLSERVKNYQDKITDDNEGNDDGTTEEENMHNSNQIFETSKRMYMVSELAQMVLLQLKEKRNWQHSAYPGKLNLSSDIFLPFISGQETRTVLKTYLPDKFAAKLQNNIRTKVHRITHTSQTQRQRAQKRMLETEHIEASKKKKHESKSLKKKRSVADDDSESEGSNSDENYDPSGKSKAYRTTVKKNLRQRKKVNYNDGGSSGDEDNSLEYMI, encoded by the coding sequence atgtCAAATGATACTCCTAAAgctaaattaaaatttaataaaaatatcatttctACAACTGAAAATCCGATACCAACTccagaattattaaatcgATTAACTATCTTACACGATGAGCTAATGAGTTTAGTACAAGATCAAGTTGATATTTATTCcttagaaaaatatagaattgatttaataaataagaaGCTTCTAAAACATCGAGATCTAGGTGTACGCTCATTTACAGCATGTTGTATCAGTGATATTTTAAGACTATATGCTCCAGATGCTCCTTTTACACAACAACAACTTACCgattatttcaaattagtTATAAGCCAATTTAAACTACTAggtgataatgaaaataatggttTTATTATCCAACAAACTTATTTAATTACGAGACTATTAGAATTTAGATCTATCGTTCTAATCACAGATTTACCAAATTCTTTACAATTAATTGAACaagtttttcaaattttttataatgaCTCGTTAAAATTTCCGATTAAATTGTATAATGTACTTGGAGGTATATTGGGTGAAATAATTTCTGAATTTGAGAATTTACCAATGAGTatcttaaaattaatattcaataagATTTTAACTTACCCTTACgaagaaatttcaaatacagcatttaaaaagaaaacacCCGCTTTAAGTTGCAGTTATGAAATTACTCTGATCTTATCTAATACTTATTCAAGTCGTATGTCTCGTCatttaacaaaatattattcagaaattttatattcaattaccaataaaaatatcgaGGAACCCAACTATATTAGCTCAAAATctattcaatttaatatccTAGAGAAATTGAACAAATTAGTTATAAACATATGGCTCTTATTCCCTGAAATGTTATCATCCATTATCGGTTTCATATATCACGAACTGTGTTCGGAGGATGAGATATTACGATTAAAATCTACTAAGCTAGTTAGTGAACTTCTATCGAGACAAAGCAGCAATAATgcttcaattaattttattagtagCTATAAAGATTGTTATGATGCATGGTTATTAAAGATCGCTGATATTGATGTTGATGTTAGAATCCAATGGGTCGAATCAAtaccaaaattattatcttgtAAAAATTCCATGGACTTAGCTTCTGATTTAAACAAGGCTTTGTCAAAAACATTAGttgataatgattttaaagTGCGTAAATCATCTGTCATGATCTTTGTGAGGACTCCAATTCATGACATATGGAAAATTCTTACAAATCCATTAATCTATTCATCATTACTATATCTAACAAGAGAAAAAGTAAAAGAGGTTCgtgaaatttcaatattggCTGTttctcaatttttttcaagctCTTTAAAGCACATTGAGCGTAATTCAACTAACAAGCCTGTATGGGATATTTTGGATACAATCCCCTCtgttttattcaatttatattatatcaaCGATTTAAACATTAATGAACAAGTAGATTTAATGGTGTTTAAATACATACTACCGATAGATAGTAACGAAAAGACAAGGATTTTAAGGCTTCTACATGTATTAAAAGGTTTTGATAAGAAGGCATTTTCCTCATTTTTTGCCTTTAATAGAAGGCAATTGCAAATGTCTATTGCCCTGAATAAgtttttacaattttcaaAACTATTAAACACCAATATAGCCCAAAGTGAAGATGAGCGTCACCAAGAATTAGAAACAATAAGGGTGAAATATCAGAAAGTTATCGATTGGCTAGCAAATACAATGTCAGATAGAGAAAAAACAGTTATTTCTCTagaaacaattaaaaatttaaatgatcaaagaatattttttttacttgaAACTTGTACGAAGTCGGATGTAAACTTCACAACCTTAAAAAATAGCTTTTCTGAATTAATGAGCAAATTACAAGACCCACAATTGTTCAAAAAACATAAGTTGCAAATGTTATCCAATATTATTCCAAAAGATATTGCTAAACAGTTAGAAATCTTACTTTATCGTTCATCTCCagtaatttataatatttcaaacgTTAATGCACTTTTAAACCTGGGGGATagtattgataaattagaaactGAAACTAAgcaaaaattattggatgAAATATCGACTGTTAATCCTGCCTTGTTCAAAGATCAGCTTCTTACATTGAAGGATATAATCTGTGACCCAGACTTCTATGTTAATgatacaaaagaaaaatctgCACTTTATGATGCTTTGAAAACACTGTATAAAACTTCGAAAGTTCTAACAGAACAAAATCCTTTAAGTAGTGACAATAATGACATGTTTATTTCTAGgttaaaagatatttctTTAGAAGGTTCTCCGTTTGAGAGTAAATATGCCATAAAGTTGATCTCAAAATTACCTGATTCTGAAACAATAatgaaagaattgaaaactTTAGTATTGCCATTAAATGTGGGCACATGTAAAAACTTTGCATCTCATATTGTTGTTCTAACTGAAATTTTCAAAGCCTTCCCTCATATTGTTGATGATGAGTCAACAGATATCATTAGCTATTTGATTAAAGAAGTTTTATTGTCAAACCAAGTAGTTGGTGAAGATGATGAGGCAAGTGGGTGGGTTGAAGAGCAAGAACTCTCAAGAGTAGAATATTTGTCCTTGGTCTCTAAATTGGCTGTTTTGAAACTTTTTACAAACAAACTAAAGGTATTGGCATCCGAAAATAcagataataaatctacTGAAGtgtttattttaaaaacgATGAAACTTTTCTTTTACTTAATTGCCAGTGGTGGTGAATTAATTGCTGAAACTAACAAAGAGAATTACCCTACACCAGCCAAGTTTCAAACAAGATTAAGATGTCAAGCAGGTTTACAAGTGTTAAAATTAGCAAAGAATCATAAATTAAGTCAATTGATTACTCCTACAGATGTcaataaattaatcaatttgGTAGAAGATGAATGCTTATCTGtcagaaaaatatttttgaaaaagttaaaagactatatttcaaatgaattaatatcaattaaatttttcccTCTGATATTTTTCACAGCATATGAACCAGATACTGAGCTAAAAGCAGACACTAAAAAATGGGTAAATTACACATTTACGAAGGAATCATTCAAAAATGGTACATATTTGGAGCGCACTCTTCCTAGATTGATACATGCTATTGCACATCATTCAGATATCATAGAAGGTTTTGAAtcagaagaagatgatgatttattGAATGCATTAATAAACGCTATTGActatttaatcttttattttgattctATTGCTGCccaagaaaattttaaccTTCTTTATTACTTATCTGAAAGAGTGAAAAATTACCAAGATAAGATTACTGATGATAATGAGGGAAATGATGATGGTACGACAGAGGAAGAAAATATGCATAATAgtaatcaaatatttgaaactTCCAAGAGAATGTATATGGTTAGTGAACTTGCTCAAATGGTTCTTTTGCAAttaaaagagaaaagaaattggCAGCATTCAGCTTATCCTGGGAAATTAAACCTGTCAAGTGATATATTCTTGCCATTCATATCTGGACAAGAAACAAGAACAGTTTTAAAAACTTATTTGCCTGATAAATTTGCTGCAAagttacaaaataatattagaacAAAAGTTCATCGCATTACACATACATCTCAAACCCAGAGACAACGAGCCCAAAAAAGAATGTTAGAAACAGAACATATTGAAGCttcaaaaaagaagaagcaCGAAAGTAAATcgttgaaaaagaaaagatcGGTTGCTGATGATGACAGTGAATCTGAAGGTAGTAATAGCGATGAAAATTATGACCCATCTGGTAAAAGTAAGGCTTATAGGACAACGGTAAAAAAGAATCTACGACAAAGGAAAAAGGTAAACTATAATGATGGTGGAAGTAGTGGTGATGAAGATAATTCTCTGGAATATATGATATAG
- the ABF2 gene encoding DNA-binding protein ABF2 (similar to Saccharomyces cerevisiae IXR1 (YKL032C) and ABF2 (YMR072W); ancestral locus Anc_2.535): protein MLPTIQVPNVNGNTNNNNNNNNNNNNNSPKNEDSNTINLLNNPADQTLQYQQIDHQDNQFREFSQPPQPPQQQQIPPQQTFSHFQTQPFVSQYQQPPQQQQNIYFQQSSPQTNAQPSLQQVLQSQSTQQQQQQQPQQLHQLHLQQQYLSHQNNSSQNNNSQATAQSLPSQNISLLGQNINNNSNNNTNPTSNSNHTNSISQDYNYIQNSNPATQPINQQQLSEMMYNSFLSHLSQKQVSSAIGSALTNATHLNPAATTVSSAAASSLSSNTNASTSNSTSSFLNPPGQRYFHANMNVSPTLMEATHPVNIQATSPIHLQNSHSSPNPPKKMSTTQSRIEKRKQLKKQGPKRPSSAYFLFSMSIRSDLLEKYPQAKVPELSKLASARWKELTDDEKKPFYDEFRTNWEKYRVLRSEYEKTLPPKRPSGPFIQFTQEIRPIVVKENPDKNLIEITKLIGERWRQLDPSKKAEYTEEYRKRLKEWESYYPEDGNDLEMKK, encoded by the coding sequence ATGTTACCCACTATCCAAGTACCAAACGTTAACGGCAATaccaacaacaacaacaacaacaacaacaacaacaacaacaactcCCCCAAAAATGAAGACTCAAACACAATCAACCTCCTAAATAACCCTGCCGACCAAACCCTACAGTATCAGCAGATTGATCACCAAGACAATCAATTCAGAGAATTCTCTCAACCGCCTCAACCTCCTCAACAGCAACAGATCCCCCCACAACAAACCTTCTCTCATTTCCAAACCCAACCTTTTGTGTCCCAATACCAACAGCCTCCTcagcaacaacaaaacATTTATTTCCAGCAATCTTCGCCTCAAACAAACGCCCAACCGTCATTACAACAGGTGCTACAATCACAATCCactcaacaacaacaacaacaacaacctCAACAACTACACCAACTACATCTACAACAACAGTACTTGTCCCATCAAAACAACTCCTCGCAAAACAACAACTCACAAGCCACTGCACAATCCCTGCCTTCTCAAAACATAAGTCTACTGGGCCAAAACATAAATAACAATTCCAATAACAATACTAACCCTACCTCCAATTCAAACCATACTAACTCAATCTCTCAagattataattatatacaAAACTCAAACCCTGCTACTCAACCAATCAACCAGCAACAACTTTCAGAAATGATGTACAATTCATTCCTTTCCCATCTAAGTCAAAAACAAGTCTCCAGTGCCATTGGGTCGGCATTAACAAATGCTACCCATTTGAACCCTGCTGCTACTACTGTCTCTTCTGCTGCCGCCTCTTCTCTTTCTTCAAACACAAATGCCTCCACCTCCAACTCCACTTCTTCTTTCTTAAACCCCCCAGGCCAAAGATATTTCCATGCAAACATGAATGTTTCTCCAACTCTAATGGAAGCCACCCATCCAGTAAACATCCAAGCCACCAGCCCAATCCATTTGCAAAACTCCCATTCTTCTCCAAACCCACCTAAGAAGATGTCCACTACCCAGAgtagaattgaaaaaagaaaacaattgaaaaaacaaGGTCCAAAGAGACCTTCTTCTGCTTACTTCCTTTTCTCAATGTCTATTAGAAGtgatttattagaaaaatacCCACAAGCAAAAGTTCCTGAATTATCCAAATTAGCTTCTGCTAGATGGAAAGAATTAactgatgatgaaaaaaaaccaTTCTACGACGAATTTAGAACAAACTGGGAAAAATACAGAGTCTTGAGATCCGAATACGAAAAAACTTTACCTCCAAAGAGACCTTCTGGTCCATTCATCCAATTCACTCAAGAAATCAGACCCATCGTCGTTAAAGAAAACCCTGACAAGAACTTGATTGAAATCACTAAATTGATTGGTGAAAGATGGCGTCAATTGGATCCTTCCAAAAAAGCTGAATACACTGAAGAATACCGTAAGAGATTAAAGGAATGGGAAAGTTATTATCCAGAAGATGGTAATGAtttagaaatgaaaaaataa
- the SDD2 gene encoding Sdd2p (similar to Saccharomyces cerevisiae YMR074C; ancestral locus Anc_2.537), which produces MDPELQALREARLAELKNKSNGGGNRSSANDTVSSIGSSIVGYLEPEALERLKRVSLVKPERAQSVENYLKQIISGRAIRSKISEDEIVQILNGIAREENKKNETKIIFNRKNDIFNEVSNLKENSNDDDEDDDFFD; this is translated from the coding sequence ATGGATCCTGAATTACAAGCGTTAAGAGAAGCTAGATTAGCTGAATTGAAGAATAAGAGTAATGGCGGTGGGAATAGAAGTAGTGCAAATGATACTGTGTCCAGTATAGGATCTAGTATTGTTGGCTATTTAGAACCTGAAGCATTAGAAAGATTGAAAAGAGTATCATTAGTGAAACCTGAAAGAGCACAATCTGtggaaaattatttgaaacaGATCATTAGTGGTAGAGCTATTCGTTCTAAGATTAGTGAGGATGAAATTgttcaaatattgaatgGTATTGCtagagaagaaaataaaaaaaatgaaaccaagattatttttaataggaagaatgatattttcaatGAAGTGAGTAATTTAAAGgaaaattctaatgatgatgatgaagatgatgatttttttgattaa